The DNA segment GTCAATGTATGAGTACATTAACGCTACATATGTTCATCCAGATATCTTAAGGAACATATCAACTGGCTGGTTTACCTGAGAAATTAAGAATATCTTTGTAACGCTGTTACacattcacttttttattttatcaaggTAACATATCGTTACAACAAACATGTAATAACATATACAGGCAATTTGATAAACAACATGATGGAAAATACAAATTGAGGCAATTTTGCCACCGGCtacagtaaaaaaatgaaagtcggTGTAATCCAAAGCTTAACAGCTTAAAAAGTTTTCATGTATAATGCTAGTTGATTTGCTGTCAGATTtgtagtaaaaaaaacttgccTCAGGGTATTTTGATCAACGGAAAGTTGTGACGTTTTATGTGCAGGCAGAATAAATAGCTcgaacatgtttaaaatgcagATAAATTGTTAAGCCCAATTTATGAATTATTCTGTATAGGAAATGAAGAGCTTTTTTGCTTGCTGGGTAAAATGTTCCTTGGCTTTATTAAATGTCCCAGTTGGGCTAAGTACCATTCCTAAACACTTATAGTCATCAAGGAATCGTAGTATTTCGTTGTTAAGCGTAAATCTATAGTGTCGAGCCATGCCCTTCATGCCCACTATCATGACCTTTGAAGTTTCCAATGctgattattttcattaaaatcgcTTAGGCATTTCTGACGATTTGGCCAGTATAATTGTATTATCGGCGTACAGTAGGACACGCAGTTTTAAATGAATCGTTAACTCATCGGCTTAGTATTTAATCATTCAGGTAATAGGAGAAAAGTATCGGAGAAAGATTTTCTCCCTGGAGTAAGTCTATAATACAAGAAAATGGTGCAGAACTGTTTCCATTTAGTTGAACGCAATATTTTATGTTCGAGTACAATTATTACGCACAATTCTAAGAATCTTACCGTCTATGCCCGATTCAATTAACTTTTTGATTAATTCAATTCTCGGTATCGagtcaaaacaatgtttaaagtCTACGTACCCTACGAAAAACTTTGTTTCTGTAATCTGAATAATTCGTTTAAAAAGTGTAAGGTAAAAATAACATCCGAGGTGGAATGGTTTTCCGAGAACCTGCttgattttcagaaataattttGTACTTATCCGAGAATTAAGCCAACCGTTCATTAAGCACAGCTGTaaacaagtatatatatattcgttacatattttcaaatggAATTGAGTTTTTGCcagtattgtatttatttaatcatcTTCACGATTTATATAGAAGATAAAGGTGGATTAGGAGTCTCTTCATCTTTATAAATACTAATGGttaaatgataattgttttcagCACCCTTATTGGTAttgagatatttaaaaaaaatcgcgAACTACCCCAATACTAGGCGTTTCGCCATTAGCtttttttcaagcattttaATGTAAGATCCACTGGCACAGGTAtgttttggttgtttttttctgcatattCCACAAGGTCTTGGCCTTAATAAATTTGTGTTGCCTTACATAGTATATTATCATACGTACGTTTATAATCCTTACTTTTCCGGTCGAGTACCACTCTACTTTTATCcgttttatcaatataatattgcCTTCTTGCTCGATTGTAAACAACTGGTTTGTTTTTAGACTGAGGCCCGGACCATGATTTGGTAGTCTTAAccgtattattattattataactataaGAGCTTTTACGTTTTGCGGATGCAGTATTTGTGGCTGCCTCACTAAAAAGATCGGAGAATGTGCTGGCTGTGCCATCTATAACATCTTGTTTTTCTTCACTATTTCCAAATTGATCTTGTTCCGATTGCAAATGTTATAATtttccaaaatttattttatttacgaaTAACGGGTGTTTTCTTCGCTCCACTTTCTGAATTaaaggatatatttttttatcaacagaCGGCTTATTTACAGTATGTAATGCCACGGTTCAAGATTATAGTGCATGACCGTCCGAATAAGTGGGTCTAGATCAAGTATTTCAAATCAtagtttttcattcaaaaagaGGCGAGCTTATGAAGTAAACTATAACGGAATTTTGTCTACAGGaatttttgtcttgtttttcaaatctaccgtttaaaataaatatattaatgttgttGCATATTTGCAAACTTGTAGTACCGcttgttttcatttaagtatCATCAATAGCGCATTTCAGCATTTCATTCTATTTCTATCATggcttttttatcattttctaacAACAGGTACTATAAATGACGAGCACTTTTAAATGCGACCTAAAGTTTACGAAAATCAcatcataaattatatataatacattctCAATTGTAGTAAAGGCACTACGGATGCggcttttcatttatttcagttatttttttattggtcCGGTCAAATAAGATTATACAAAATTATAGCCAAGTGGGCCAGAAAACCGAAGAAATTTACAGGCCATGTAGAAGTCCAACGTTGTTTTGCTTGTTCGTTTTTAAGATGAGTTTACGCTGTCGATCTGTATAActaaaatttgttcaaaaataGCATGGTGGTGAGGGTTTCACCTGTGAAGAAATATTTATGCATTCTTCTAAAGTGTTACCACATTGAAGATCTTATTGTAATGAAAGTCATTATATTACTGTCATTTACATTTGCTTGTTTCGTATGGATTCCAATTTCAGTTCGCTCTTTCAATGGAATCCGCACGTCACCCGGAATACCACCCAAAACAGCCTAGAACCTGGTGTTCCAGAAGTGTTTTTTGATGACAACATCCGTTTAAGGGATGAAAAGAATGTGGTTGTCAGGCCTTCCAGGAAATGAAAACTTACTACTGGGAAATGGTGATAGTCAATCAAGTCAATATTGCTTTAGTATCATAAGCTCTTGTTTTCAATTGGCCGAGCAAGAtggtattaaatataaaacttgttTAGTAAATAATTTGCAAAGTTTGAGCCTAATCAAAGGATCAACTGTGCAAAGATATACATGAAAAGTGATGTAtacacacaataaaataatcatcGCAGAATAGAAATTGGCAGTTATTTCTCGTGTCCCTTCTGTCACTCTGTCAAACTGCTTATACTTTgattgtgttcatttatagaTGCGagaatttttaaatagttttcccCTAAATCATTTGTGTCTAAGTATGCTATTTAGCTTTAGCGATCGCTGGATTTGTGTCGTTTATCCATAGTTGGGCTCATCtttctaaataaaattgttatttctaattacattttaattacatgAATCATAATTGAGAGGTTGCAGTTTGTTTTCCGGGACaacaaaaaatcttaaaaagtattgtcaaagttttatttcataaatgtgtAGGTGACCCTCTACCAAAGTTGCTCCAACATACGTAATACGGTTGCCAGAACAACGTTTTTGATGTAATGGTAACTTCCTAAAACAATGTTCTTTGGTTGACCcctttaaaatttgttcaaactTTTTCAGCCGTTGCCTTCGCCATTAACATGACTGTAATGCCCCTAAATAGCTGGTGAACATTTGGGTTAGACTCTAGacacgaaaataaaataatggaaaaataaacagttacatACACGAAGTGCTTATACttggaaaacaataatttgtaaatGGCTACTTACTCGTACTTTAGCTAAACTTCGGTAAGAAATTTAGAAAAGTATCCTTTAAGATCTCAAAGTAAAGAAACGCGTTGAAAACGAGTCAACATTCTTTCCTATGGTAAAGTGTTATAATAGTGTTTGGCCTTTTGAGAACAAGTCATGTATTTTAAGGGTAAGGCACATGTACACAAATGTATCAGTATATTTCGTTTATATACTTTCATCAATTACTGAAcagttttaattaacatttcagAATAGTCCTCAGATATGTATTATACAATGTTTACGTAGAACGATTATTTCACCCGGCCAAACCATGAACTCTTACTTAAGTTACTAAACATCTCGGATAATCTTTCTagcttatttttaaaatagtattcTCTTTTTCTTGCATTGAATTCGCATAGATTATGTCCGTAACTTTAAGCgtgttttttaacttttaagaagCATAAGAATAACGACTAAAATTAATGATTGAAACTGGCCCCTGACGCTAAAAAAACGTGAAGCATTGTCTTTGAACTTTGATCTATACGTATGTGGTACCCAACATGGATAGCAACATCTTATGGAACCTTtaaccaaaaataataaaaaataaaagtctgTGACCGCCTTTCCGCTAACAAAAGGTCCTACGAGGTATGTCCGAACAGTTTGTTGACGCTTGAGACAAACAGACATACAGACGGACGGCatacagacggacagacgaacGTTCAGACGAACGTACTGACGAACGAACGgtgaaaaaacaatatgtcttccTCATTCATTGGGGAAGACATAATTCAAAATTCATTTACCTCAGTTGGTTGCCacaaatgaaatcaaaacatttccttgCTGCCCatcatatacatttattaagaaCTCATTTTAGGACAACTAAATACACGTCAGAGTACAAAAGACAACTTTGTCTTCTTTAGTTTACTTTTTCGCCAATGCCACTTTTCTTTTTAAGTGTCGGATACCAGAATAGACACAAAGCAAGCAATGACGTATGCGTGGTGTAAAGGTGAAATATCTAGTTTCAGTATATTAATGTCTGCCATATTCACAGTATTTTGAGCCTCTTGCTGTTTTCCATTTGTTCGCCATTTCACAgtgtcttgaattgtttttcatgtcaaactgaaatatttcacacgtaTCTATGCAAATTCAGTTTTATTCATAAGCTCAGGTGATGTTCCAACTAATTATGTGGTACAATTAAGTTTCATTTGCATGGCCAGCACCCATGGCTGGGTGTATTGTTAAATGGGTTTATGACAACCGTATAAAAGAAGCTGATATGAATTGATTTAGAAATCACATTTGTGAATTATGCGCATTGTTAAATGTCACAATAATgcagaatgttttgaaaaaaatatactatcACAAGGATACTTACTATAATTAGATGCTATAAAATTTCAACCATTAGCACCAGTTTGTGAACTTTTTCTCCATTctgtaatatatttctttacacGCTTTGAACGAAgattgtatgatgttttatgcaataactGTATCGTTTCGATACACgttcaaacaaaaacagatatttcaataaaaatactgtCGGATTGGTCAACGCTGGTGTCCCAAATCTGAGGTAAGTttcaaattagttttttttctttatctttttaCTGTTGTTAAAACCTTAACGTATGTTCTACTCAGTTATGATCGAAAATAGCCAGGTAAATGGAACTATTATTTTCCaagttattaaaaatgttgtcaattaAAGGTCAGTACACCGCATAACGCATATgcttaaacatatttgatttaaCAAATAGGGCTTTAATAGATTAATTGCttgatattgtatttatttattcatatatttaagaaaaactaGCTGTATATGAAGGTGTGCATAGAATCAATGATGCAAAGTTCAGTGCACGATGATCTGGATGATAATAAAGCGTCTAATAGGGATTGTGACTGATATGGAGTAGGCCAACAATAACATCCCcttctttttttatatgttaaattacTCCAGTTCACTTTAGTATGCATTTACAGATAAATTTCAGCTTTTATACTATTctcaaacaaataatgaacacttTGTCTGTTAATGTAACAACAGAATACCAAATCCACATAGCATCGTTTTTCAGCTATCATCATTTCTTTACAGTCACTATCTATATAGTCTATGTGACACAGATATGGCCGCATCTTTGGGGTCATCTCTGAATCCTTCCACCTAAGAAAGAGGTCCTGCAAAATACCATTCAAAACCACATTCATTAATGTCttcaaatataatatgcatcatatgtaaacttgaaaatacatacaaaatgcaATGAACACATCATTTAATTCTACCTAAATGCGTAGAGAAAAATGTTTACAAGGATTACTTAAAGGGACTCGGGGGCATTTCATTGTGCGCCGAATCATATGCAGATATTGTGCATTTCCTAAGATTTTACGAAAGAGGTTATTAACACTATAGGTGGTTGTTATAAATATCCGTTAGTGATAATAAGTACTTGTGGACCTTGTTAATAACAACCGGTACTGTGAAAAACTCCCATGCTTACAACGCCAATGATACATGTCTACCACACACCAAGCTGATATCTTCATTGTCAAGAGCATGACTTGAAATTATGAAAACGTGTTGAAGGGGAAGGAATACAAGATATGCTATAGATTAACATATTTGTAGTGTGGGTGtgccaagacaaaaccactcaacttcggagttcgaatattatttatttatacgtaGTCGAACGAAgcctaaaacatataataaaacatataaaagtatatgctaacataatcatattattaataacaccaaatacaaagacaatggacagtgatcggtaaatatatcaagggagacttcgcggttaaatacataaaacattctaagaacTATGAGCAATAAACTTACCAGGcacgtctaaataataattaaatatgaatgaatatttgagctcaaagataagagcgaatattaaataagtaagaaTATAGTAACATCTGTTACAATTGAAATCTTGACTTGCGTCGATGATGATTCAGAACggaatgatatatgtgtatatataaataagggcgtgtgcaatgaagcgggaaaaaggggaaaaggcattatgaaccaatcaatcactctataaatttagacaaactcgcataaccagtattcacgctctgacgcactcggacatagacggacattgacggacatagacggacagtAACGCACAGAGGACAATAACTACGtagcacaacactaaacacgacgatacacaaacaatacaaaacgatatacgatatagaaccataccaaacacacaaactaataaaatactgaaatatgcaccATGCTACATACTCCCCCTCCTAGTTGGAATGTACCCTACATTCAGGAAACATACTTTCCGGGTAAAGAGAGTAAATAACTTTATCTCaaggaaatgaaatatgatagatatcaatattaagtgtcaacgatattgtattcaaataatattacgAGAAAAATAAAATCTCATAATGTATAGCAAAGGCTTaagtattgtttataaaacatgagACAAAGGATGTGGCAAATACAATAGAGTATATCTCAAACAGATACAActgttaatacatatatgtcacaAAGGGCAGCAGTCGCTTCGCAATGAAAATGCCTGTAACGCAATATGAATATTACAATGGGTAAAACCATAGTACACTGcgctataataataaaactactaaTATTGTTGTGAAAAACTACCTGAAATGCTATAATGAGAGCAGTACAACTCATACATAAGCCTACTCAATCTACTTAGTCTCAAACAAAGAATTCAGCTGTTTGCTGATAAGCCCACTCGCCATACCTATCAGGTGGACGTTTAGTACGTCGCGGCCTGGGCACGGGTATGGGAGTAACAGGACTAGGACTAAGTCTAGAAATACTTGGATCAGGAGTACGTAAGGACGGGACAGGACTGGGCGTAGGTGGAGCGTCACTATGAGGGGTTTGGACAGGAGAGGACGGGGCTAAAGAATTGACGCGTGTGGGCGGTTGAGAAGAACTGAAACGACGGAGACATCGACGCTGCGGGATGATATAGACAGCGGAGGAACTTGACTCATCCGAGCTAGTGTCGCCATCATACTCATTGTCAACAGGGGCTGCTCTGGTCCTCGGTCTGGCTTTTGGGACAGGTTGAGGTGCAGGTGACTCCTCGTCAGTGGGAATTGACTGAAAAGGGAGAAGCATGTTCCGGTGTAATGTTCTTACAGGTCCGTTGCCGGACTCCAGGCGAACCTTGTACACCGGCTGACCATCGTACGGAACGTCTACGATAACGTAGGGGCTACGTTCCCATCGGATGGCGAGCTTCTGCCTTCCCTGGAGGTTGACATTCCTGACCAAAACGATATCACCAACGACAAGCTTATTCTCGTGAACACGACGGTCATAGTGGGCCTTGTTCTGGCTGGCTCGCTTTTGTGCGGCTTCTCTGGCAACCTTGTATGCATAGTGCATACGTTTCTGTAACCTTGCGGCGTAGGTGGAATAATTAGAGTCAGCAAGGTTACCCGGACTGGTGCCCATAAAAGCGTCAACGGACAAACGGGGATGCCAGCCGAACATCAGGAAATGTGGGGAGAAACCTGTAGAAGAACTTTTAGTTGCGTTGTAAGCTTGAACAAGGGCTGGAAGGTAATCTTTCCAGTTGGCTTAAAGATCATCGTTAAGCGTGCCAAGCATACGTAAAAGAGTGCGGTTGAAACGTTCCGCAGAAGGATTACCCATAGGGTGAAAAGGTGTAGTGCGCGTTTTGCGGACATTCGCAATAGTACATAACTCTTTAATAACCTTGGACTCAAAATTACGCCCTTGATCAGAATGCAATTGCTCGGGAAAACTGTAATGCACAATAAAGTGCTCATATAGGGCCTTGGCGGTGGTAGTCGCTTTTTGGTTGCGACATGGAATCTCCTTTGCATAACGAGTGAAGTGGTCCGTTATGACAAGGACATCCTCGTACCCACCCTTGGACCTCTCGAGCTTCAAGAAATCCATGCATACAAGCTGCATCGGTCGTGTGGTGTTGATGGGTACGAGTTCTGCGCGCGGTACCACAGGCATCTTCCTACAGACACAAGATAGACAGGAAGAAACATGATCCTTAATAAAGGATTCCATACCAGGCCAAAAGAAGCGTTGGCGGGCGAGCCATAGAGTCTTGTCGACGCCAGGATGACCGACATCATGGTGGATACCACGAAAAGCAACAGACCTGTAAGCAGCAGGAACAACTAACTGACGGACCTGCTCACCATCCACGGTAGCGGTTCTGTAAAGTATACCATTATCAAGAGAAAGAGATGAAAGATCACGGAGTAGACAACGGACTTCTCGAGATAACTCCTCCCCCCTCGGCCGAGAACCGGACCGCAGGATGGAAACAACTCTGGAAACATCAGCATCCTTGGCCTGCTCCTGCACCCAATCGACAGGATTAACTGGGACAGtatctgaaaaaatatcatctcCAAGGACTGCATCACTATCACAAGAAAGACTCTCAACAGCAGCAAAAGAAGTAGTAGCTGCCAGACAAATAGCTTTGACAGCTTCAGAAAACATCTGTGGCTTACGACTCAAACCATCACAGTCGTTATTAGATTTGCCGGACTTGTAAACAATATCGAAGTTGTACGCAGACAAGGCCGCCACCCAGCGGTGACCTGTCGCGTCAAGCTTCGCAGACGCCAAAACATAGGTCAATGGATTGTTGTCCGTGAAAACAGTGAAGGTGTTACCAAACAAATAGTCGTGGAACTTGTCGGTGACAGCCCATTTGAGTGCGAGGAATTCTAGCTTATGAGCAGGGTAATTCCGCTCACCTGCCCGAAGACCTCGGCTCGCATAAGCAATCACCTTCTCCTCGCCTTCCTGCTCCTGTAAAAGAACTGCGCCTAAACCGGTCCCACACGCGTCTGTATGGACGATGAAGGGTTTACTGAAGTCAGCGAAAGCTAGGACGGGAGAAGAAGTAAGTTTAGTCTTTAAAAGATCAAAAGAATGTTGCTGGGCGTCGGACCAGGACCACGGGGATGGGAAATTTCTTTTAGATTTCCTAGACTTCTTAGAAGACTTGGTGGAACCGTGCCCTTCGAGGAGTTGGTTAAGGGGATGGGCTATCTTAGAGTAACCCTGTATAAACCTACGGTAGAAACCAGCAGTCCCTAAAAAACTACGCAACTCCTGGACATTCTTAGGGACGGGCCAATCAGAAATTGCAGATGTCTTGTCCGGGTCAGTGGAAATACCATTGGCCGAGATAACATGGCCAAGGTAGGTAACTGACGACTTAAAGAACTCGCATTTTGATCCTTTTAGTTTAAGACCATGAGAATGGAGGCGTTGAAAAACAGATTGGAGACGGGACAAATGTTCTTCGAAAGAGTCAGAGAAGATAAGGATATCGTCAATGAAAACAAGACATTCTCTGAGGTTTAAATCGCCCATACATTTCTCCATAAGACGCTGAAATGTAGCGCCACTGTTCGTCAGACCGAAAGGCATTTGGTTGCACTCAAAGAAGCCAAGATTGCCTACAGAAAATGCGGTCTTGTGCTTGTCTTCTTCTTCCATTTCGACTTGTCAGTAACCTGAGCGTAAGTCTAGTTTGGAGAAGAACTTGGAACCTACCAAAGTGTCGACGGTATCATCGAACCTTGGCAGCATATAGGCGTCCTTACGTGTCCTGGAATTCAACATACGGAAATCCAGACAAAAACGCAATGAGCCGTCTTTCTTTCGCACAAGAACTACATTAGAGGAGTACGGGCTATCACTTTCGCGAATCGCACCGCAGTCAACCATATCTTTAAGATGTTGACGTACCTCCTCATACATTCCTGGTGGAATCTTGCGGTATGGTTGTTTAAAGGGCGTGTCATTGGTAAGAACTATCTTATGTTTGACGATATTGGAACAGCCAAGATCAGTAGGGCCGGTAGAAAAGATATGACGCCAATTACCAAGTACTTGGCGAACCCGCAGAATCTGATCTGGTGACAAGTTATCGATATCGATTTTGACACCAAGATCGTCAACTGGGTCAAGACTAGAAGAAGAGGAAGGAGGAAGTGAAGAAGCAAGATTATCAACGACCTTGACCTCGTCTACAACACATATGTCTGACTTTGGCCGGATGAGGACGGGTTTGGCAGTCATGTTGCACAACCTAACAGGGACCTTGACATAATTACCATGGTGAGGGGCCTTCAAAACATGGGGTCTAACAAGGTATGGGCTATCAGGAGAAATGTTCTCAGTAACAATCTTCTGAACATCATGTTTAAGACCTCTGGCAATTCCGTTAAGGGTAACAGACTCATAAGGACCAAGTTCTACAGTATGCTCATTAGTAGACTTTACTGTAATAGGTTCACAGACTAGGGCATCAAAGGCTGATTGCCAAGAATCAGGCAATGGACGGGCGGGTGCCACAGACGCTGACTTACAACGTCTAATGATATTGGTGCCCACAATCACCGGATGACTGCCAGTGTCGGGAACTACAAGTACTGGAACATCAAGTTCAAAATTCAAATCAGGAACAGCCAGAGTGATTTCAATATACCCAAAAATGGCAAGTTTGTTACCATTGGCAACAGTAACATTTATGTCGATATTCAAATCAGACAATTCCTTCAAAGGAGGCTTACTAGGCAAAGACCTAAAGAAAGTATCACTAATAGTAGTGACCATGGAACCACTGTCTATCAGACCTATAGTAGGAACTGAATCAACGACAACATTGGATGTATTGGACGCACCAACAATATCAGAAACACTAACAGACTGGCCGAAAACGGCGCCAACCCCTGGGTGGCCACTGGCAGGGGCGGCTAAAAGTTTGGGTGACTAGGGGACTGACCAAAAGAAGAATGGCGGCCACCACCTCTACCACGCCGGGAACCACGGTTACCACCAGAGTATACATTGGGTGTCGGAGGGCCGTAACCATGCGGTCTGGGAGGTGCCGCCTGGGAAGGGGAAAACAAAGGAGGAATGTATTGGGGTGGGGGTACACTAACATTAGGCGGAAGTGTGAGAGTGTCTAGGCGCTGTAAAATAGTGGAAAACTTTTTATCAACACCAGACTGGACAGAAGATATCCGGGAATTGAGCCGTTGCTCTAAGTCAGAAAGCTTCTTATCAAAGTTGGGGTGCTGAGAACTGGGGGGCATAGATTGCTGTTGGCTAGAAGCATGGGGGGATTTGGACTTTGGTAAAGAAAGGGACAGCTCTTTATCAACCTGCCTGACATCCCGGAGAAACGCGTCATAATCTGCTGCTGCGTCTAACTTGTGGCGTGTGTTTGTGCGCAACATCTCTGTGCGCAAACCAGACCATAGTCTTTCGCAAAGCAGTTCGTTACGATTTGTCAATGGGATGCGGCCGCTGTCAAAAGCTTGCGTCAAAGCCGACTCGAGCCGACAACCAAAAGATGTGACAGACTCATCTGGTCTTTGAGCCAAATTGAAAAACTCCTTCATAGATAAAGACTTTTGAGAAGGTTCGCCATAATTCACTTCAAGCTTCCGGAGTACCGTGTCTACTGTAATATTTTCACCAAGTGAAACTAGTAAACGACGAGCTGTACCCCGTAATGAAGACCTGATAGCTTGCAGCACTAAGGAAGAAGACAAAGAAGCGTCTTTCCTCAGACACCGCACCTCATGGCGCCACTCATAAAAATTGATCTCTGACTTAGGCGTAGGATCATCACCCGAGAACGGTGGGATCTTCGGTGCCTTAGTCGCCATAGAAGAAGGTGTAAAAGCAAAATGAGATGGGGGCGTGGAAGGTTGGGTCAAAAGGGACATCAATGGTTGGGGCTTTGGCTTGACATTAGAACCTGAAAGAGGTTTGGGCTTAAAATCAAAAATGGGTGGGGCAAGCTTAGGTGTAATATTATACTTGCTGGACAGTAACTGTAACATTTCAGCTTCAGATGGGTATGACAT comes from the Mya arenaria isolate MELC-2E11 chromosome 13, ASM2691426v1 genome and includes:
- the LOC128215224 gene encoding uncharacterized protein LOC128215224, whose amino-acid sequence is MVTTISDTFFRSLPSKPPLKELSDLNIDINVTVANGNKLAIFGYIEITLAVPDLNFELDVPVLVVPDTGSHPVIVGTNIIRRCKSASVAPARPLPDSWQSAFDALVCEPITVKSTNEHTVELGPYESVTLNGIARGLKHDVQKIVTENISPDSPYLVRPHVLKAPHHGNYVKVPVRLCNMTAKPVLIRPKSDICVVDEVKVVDNLASSLPPSSSSSLDPVDDLGVKIDIDNLSPDQILRVRQVLGNWRHIFSTGPTDLGCSNIVKHKIVLTNDTPFKQPYRKIPPGMYEEVRQHLKDMVDCGAIRESDSPYSSNVVLVRKKDGSLRFCLDFRMLNSRTRKDAYMLPRFDDTVDTLVGSKFFSKLDLRSGY